In the Bradyrhizobium guangzhouense genome, one interval contains:
- a CDS encoding DNA topoisomerase IB, with protein MMDQQNIGTMRPAAADPAAIALAKALGQWPKPSGSPRPSPKKVFDQASPATVEALAKELGLRLGDQNELTIRRIRRGKGYSFVRPNGAHIRDARTIRRLHAMAVPPAYREVRYSADPSSHLQAVGRDAAGRLQYRYHADWEKVREHRKAHRLEKLVGALPKIRRKVSAFLSGDEPTREFALSAVIELIARTAIRPGNESYARLNGTRGATTLLKSNVTLEDDSFVLTFKAKGGKAVRKECDAAKLVRAIGILQSVPGKRMFQYRDAYGIVRSVSTTQVNAFLREIAGIKISLKDFRTLMASAVVVESLSRITPATSQRGRKKQVLDAIRAAADKLSNTPAICRKSYVHDTIVTAFEDGILERFAATMKGQRSQARREQLLAQVVATAAV; from the coding sequence ATGATGGATCAGCAGAATATCGGGACGATGCGGCCCGCCGCGGCCGATCCTGCTGCCATTGCGCTGGCCAAAGCCCTCGGACAATGGCCGAAACCATCCGGTTCCCCCCGTCCCAGCCCCAAGAAAGTGTTCGATCAGGCGTCCCCGGCGACGGTCGAGGCCCTCGCCAAGGAGCTGGGCCTGCGGCTCGGCGACCAGAACGAGCTGACCATCCGCCGCATCCGCCGCGGCAAGGGCTATTCCTTCGTCCGCCCCAACGGCGCGCATATCCGCGATGCCCGCACCATCCGCCGCCTGCACGCCATGGCGGTGCCGCCGGCCTATCGCGAGGTGCGCTATTCGGCCGACCCGAGCTCGCATCTCCAGGCCGTGGGCCGCGATGCCGCCGGCCGCCTGCAATATCGCTATCACGCCGATTGGGAGAAGGTCCGCGAGCACCGCAAGGCGCATCGCCTTGAAAAGCTCGTCGGCGCGCTGCCAAAGATCCGGCGCAAGGTCTCGGCGTTCCTGTCGGGCGACGAGCCGACGCGCGAATTTGCACTTTCGGCGGTGATCGAGCTGATCGCGCGCACTGCGATCCGTCCAGGCAACGAATCCTATGCCCGTCTCAACGGCACCCGCGGCGCCACCACGCTGCTGAAGTCCAACGTCACGCTTGAAGACGACAGCTTCGTGCTGACCTTCAAGGCAAAGGGCGGCAAGGCGGTGCGCAAGGAATGCGACGCGGCCAAGCTGGTGCGCGCCATCGGAATTCTGCAGAGTGTCCCCGGCAAGCGCATGTTCCAATACCGCGATGCCTACGGCATCGTGCGGTCAGTCAGCACCACGCAGGTGAACGCGTTCCTGCGCGAGATCGCCGGCATCAAGATTTCGCTGAAGGATTTCCGCACGCTGATGGCATCCGCCGTCGTCGTGGAATCGCTGTCGCGGATCACGCCGGCGACCAGCCAGCGCGGCCGCAAGAAGCAGGTGCTGGATGCGATCCGCGCCGCGGCCGACAAGCTCTCCAACACCCCGGCGATCTGCCGAAAGAGCTACGTCCACGACACCATCGTCACCGCTTTCGAGGACGGTATCCTCGAGCGCTTCGCTGCGACGATGAAGGGTCAGCGCTCGCAGGCAAGGCGCGAGCAACTGCTGGCGCAGGTGGTGGCGACGGCGGCGGTGTAA